In one window of Rhinopithecus roxellana isolate Shanxi Qingling chromosome 15, ASM756505v1, whole genome shotgun sequence DNA:
- the LOC104679443 gene encoding macrophage-expressed gene 1 protein has translation MNSFRATILFWAVAAWATSGKPLGETDEAGVQKCKDALKLPVLEVLPGGGWDNLRNVDMGRVMELTYTNCRTTEDGQYITPDEIFTIPQKQSNLEMNSEILESWVNYQSSTSYSINTDLSLFSKVNGKFSAEFQRMKTLQVKDQAITTRVQVRNLVYTVKINPTVELSSGFRKELLDISDRLENNQTRMATYLAELLVLNYGTHVITSVDAGAALIQEDHIKTSFLQDSQSSRSAVTASAGLAFQNTVNFKFEENYTLQNILTKGYLSNRTNSRVQSIGGVPFYPGITLQVWQQGITNHLVAIDRSGLPLHFFINPNMLPDLPGPLVRKVSKTVETAVKRYYMFNTYPGCTDLNSPNFNFQANMDDGSCEGKMTNFSFGGVYQECTQLSGSRDVLLCQKLEQKNPLTGDFSCPSGYSPVHLLSQIHEEGYNHLECHRKCTLLVFCKTVCEDVFQVAKAEFRAFWCVASSQVPENSGLLFGGLFSSKSINPMTNAQSCPAGYFPLRLFENLKVCVSQDYELGSRFAVPFGGFFSCTVGNPLVDPAISRDLEAPSLKKCPGGFSQHLALISDGCQVSYCVKSGLFTGGSLPPARLPPFTRPPLMSQAATNTVIVTNSENARSWIKDSQTHQWRLGEPIELRRAMNVIHGNGGGLSGGAAAGVTVGVTTILALVITLAIYGTRKFKKKTYQEIEERQSLVPGTAATGDTPDEEQGRSPA, from the coding sequence ATGAACAGCTTCAGGGCCACCATCCTCTTCTGGGCAGTGGCAGCATGGGCTACATCAGGCAAGCCTTTGGGAGAGACAGATGAAGCTGGAGTTCAAAAATGCAAGGATGCCTTGAAACTGCCTGTCCTGGAAGTCCTACCTGGAGGGGGCTGGGACAATCTGCGTAATGTGGACATGGGACGGGTTATGGAATTGACTTACACCAACTGCAGGACAACTGAGGATGGACAGTATATCACCCCTGATGAAATCTTCACCATTCCCCAGAAACAGAGCAACCTGGAGATGAACTCAGAAATCCTGGAATCTTGGGTTAATTACCAGAGCAGCACTTCCTACTCCATCAAcacagatctctctctcttttccaaagTCAATGGCAAGTTCTCTGCTGAGTTCCAGAGGATGAAGACCCTCCAAGTGAAGGACCAAGCTATAACTACCCGAGTTCAGGTAAGAAACCTCGTCTACACAGTCAAAATCAACCCAACTGTAGAGCTAAGCTCAGGTTTCAGGAAGGAGCTCCTTGACATCTCTGACCGTCTAGAGAACAACCAGACGAGGATGGCCACCTACCTGGCAGAACTCCTGGTCCTCAACTATGGCACCCATGTCATCACCAGTGTCGACGCTGGGGCTGCTCTTATTCAGGAGGACCACATCAAGACCTCCTTCCTCCAAGACAGCCAGAGCAGTCGTAGTGCCGTGACTGCCTCTGCTGGACTTGCCTTCCAAAACACCGTGAACTTCAAATTTGAGGAAAACTATACGTTGCAGAATATCCTCACCAAAGGCTACCTCTCAAACCGAACCAATTCCAGGGTGCAGAGCATCGGAGGGGTTCCTTTTTACCCAGGCATCACCCTCCAGGTCTGGCAGCAGGGTATCACCAACCACCTGGTGGCCATCGACCGCTCTGGCCTGCCGCTGCATTTCTTCATCAACCCCAACATGTTGCCTGACTTGCCAGGCCCCCTGGTGAGGAAGGTGTCAAAGACGGTGGAAACTGCTGTGAAGCGCTATTACATGTTCAACACCTACCCTGGCTGCACAGATCTCAATTCTCCTAACTTCAATTTTCAGGCCAACATGGATGATGGCTCCTGCGAGGGGAAAATGACCAACTTCTCTTTCGGTGGGGTTTATCAGGAATGCACTCAGCTCTCAGGGAGTAGGGATGTCCTCCTCTGCCAAAAGTTGGAGCAGAAGAATCCACTTACTGGTGATTTCTCCTGCCCCTCTGGCTACTCCCCAGTGCACTTGCTATCCCAGATCCACGAGGAGGGTTACAACCACCTGGAGTGTCATCGAAAGTGCACTCTCCTTGTTTTCTGCAAGACCGTGTGTGAAGATGTGTTCCAGGTGGCAAAGGCTGAATTTAGGGCTTTTTGGTGTGTGGCCAGTAGCCAAGTACCTGAGAACTCAGGACTGCTTTTCGGAGGCCTCTTCAGCAGCAAGAGCATAAACCCCATGACAAATGCACAGTCATGCCCAGCCGGCTATTTTCCACTGAGACTCTTTGAAAACCTCAAGGTATGTGTTTCTCAGGACTATGAGTTGGGAAGCAGGTTTGCAGTCCCCTTTGGTGGGTTCTTTAGCTGCACAGTTGGGAACCCCCTGGTAGATCCTGCTATATCTAGAGATTTAGAGGCACCATCTCTGAAAAAGTGCCCTGGGGGCTTCAGCCAGCACCTAGCCCTCATCAGCGACGGATGCCAAGTGTCCTACTGTGTCAAATCCGGGCTTTTTACAGGAGGGTCCCTGCCCCCTGCCAGGCTCCCACCTTTCACCCGGCCACCCCTCATGAGTCAGGCTGCCACCAATACTGTCATAGTGACCAATTCTGAGAATGCGAGATCCTGGATTAAAGACTCCCAGACCCACCAGTGGAGGCTGGGAGAGCCGATAGAGCTGCGGAGGGCCATGAATGTCATCCATGGGAATGGTGGTGGTCTGTCAGGAGGGGCTGCAGCTGGGGTCACAGTGGGGGTCACCACCATTCTGGCTCTTGTTATCACCCTGGCCATCTACGGCACCCGGAAGTTCAAGAAGAAAACATATCAGGAAATTGAGGAAAGGCAGAGTTTGGTTCCAGGCACTGCAGCAACTGGAGACACGCCTGACGAAGAGCAGGGGCGGAGTCCAGCTTAA